A section of the Etheostoma cragini isolate CJK2018 chromosome 12, CSU_Ecrag_1.0, whole genome shotgun sequence genome encodes:
- the LOC117954025 gene encoding NAD-dependent protein deacylase sirtuin-5, mitochondrial-like isoform X2: protein MLLQNRAVFALGLRMCSTHVMKGPLMDKANSNSELSDFRKVFSKAKHIAIITGAGVSAESGVLTFRGENEKWRKWQSQDLSTPEAFSRTPSRVWEFFHYRRELALNKTPTAAHLAIAECETRLRKQGRSVVVITQCTDDLHQQAGSKHVLRVHGSLMETRCVSCGSVTVNKRSPICDALKDKGAPHPDVADAQIPVDKLPRCGESDCNGLLRPNVVFFGETLDSHILTKVEKEMETCDLCLVVGTSSIVYPAAMFGPQIASRGVPVAEFNTQTTPKTEYFRYHFQGPCGTTLPPALAQHESEVI from the exons ATGCTTCTCCAAAATCGAGCTGTGTTTGCACTTGGTCTGCGCATGTGCTCCACTCATGTGATGAAAGGACCTTTGATGGATAAAGCAAATTCCAACTCAG AACTGTCTGATTTCCGCAAGGTCTTTTCCAAAGCCAAGCACATAGCAATCATCACAGGAGCAGGTGTGAGTGCAGAGAGTGGAGTACTAACCTTCAGGGGAGAAAATGAGAAGTGGAGGAAGTGGCAATCTCAG GACCTGTCGACCCCAGAGGCCTTCTCTCGCACCCCGTCTCGGGTCTGGGAGTTCTTCCATTATAGAAGGGAGCTGGCTTTGAACAAGACGCCCACTGCTGCCCATCTGGCTATAGCAGAGTGTGAGACCCGGCTGAGGAAGCAGGGGCGCTCTGTAGTTGTCATCACACAGTGCACAGACGACCTCCACCAACAGGCCGGGTCCAAACATGTGCTCAGAGTTCATG GCAGTCTGATGGAAACGCGCTGTGTGAGTTGTGGATCTGTCACCGTGAACAAGCGAAGCCCCATATGTGATGCACTTAAGGACAAAGG TGCACCTCACCCAGATGTTGCTGATGCCCAGATTCCTGTAGATAAACTGCCAAG GTGTGGCGAAAGTGACTGCAACGGTCTGCTGAGGCccaatgtggtgttttttggaGAAACTCTGGACTCTCATATCCTGACTAAGGtggaaaaagagatggaaacCTGTGATCTCTGTCTGGTG GTGGGCACGTCTTCAATCGTTTACCCAGCAGCCATGTTTGGCCCCCAGATTGCATCCAGGGGTGTCCCAGTGGCAGagtttaacacacaaacaacaccaaAAACGGAGTACTTCAG gtaTCACTTCCAGGGTCCATGTGGAACTACACTGCCTCCAGCTTTGGCACAACATGAGTCAGAGGTTATTTAA
- the LOC117954025 gene encoding NAD-dependent protein deacylase sirtuin-5, mitochondrial-like isoform X1 has translation MALLNLKLFRARFTTVWHFTASHDNCSEVNKQTRRDFLLEKVGILLSEDFGIVTMLLQNRAVFALGLRMCSTHVMKGPLMDKANSNSELSDFRKVFSKAKHIAIITGAGVSAESGVLTFRGENEKWRKWQSQDLSTPEAFSRTPSRVWEFFHYRRELALNKTPTAAHLAIAECETRLRKQGRSVVVITQCTDDLHQQAGSKHVLRVHGSLMETRCVSCGSVTVNKRSPICDALKDKGAPHPDVADAQIPVDKLPRCGESDCNGLLRPNVVFFGETLDSHILTKVEKEMETCDLCLVVGTSSIVYPAAMFGPQIASRGVPVAEFNTQTTPKTEYFRYHFQGPCGTTLPPALAQHESEVI, from the exons ATGGCTCTCCTAAACCTCAAACTTTTCAGAGCGCGGTTTACGACAGTGTGGCACTTTACGGCTTCTCATGATAATTGCAGTGAGGTAAACAAGCAAACTCGGCGTGACTTTCTACTCGAAAAAGTAGGAATATTATTAAGCGAG GATTTTGGAATAGTGACGATGCTTCTCCAAAATCGAGCTGTGTTTGCACTTGGTCTGCGCATGTGCTCCACTCATGTGATGAAAGGACCTTTGATGGATAAAGCAAATTCCAACTCAG AACTGTCTGATTTCCGCAAGGTCTTTTCCAAAGCCAAGCACATAGCAATCATCACAGGAGCAGGTGTGAGTGCAGAGAGTGGAGTACTAACCTTCAGGGGAGAAAATGAGAAGTGGAGGAAGTGGCAATCTCAG GACCTGTCGACCCCAGAGGCCTTCTCTCGCACCCCGTCTCGGGTCTGGGAGTTCTTCCATTATAGAAGGGAGCTGGCTTTGAACAAGACGCCCACTGCTGCCCATCTGGCTATAGCAGAGTGTGAGACCCGGCTGAGGAAGCAGGGGCGCTCTGTAGTTGTCATCACACAGTGCACAGACGACCTCCACCAACAGGCCGGGTCCAAACATGTGCTCAGAGTTCATG GCAGTCTGATGGAAACGCGCTGTGTGAGTTGTGGATCTGTCACCGTGAACAAGCGAAGCCCCATATGTGATGCACTTAAGGACAAAGG TGCACCTCACCCAGATGTTGCTGATGCCCAGATTCCTGTAGATAAACTGCCAAG GTGTGGCGAAAGTGACTGCAACGGTCTGCTGAGGCccaatgtggtgttttttggaGAAACTCTGGACTCTCATATCCTGACTAAGGtggaaaaagagatggaaacCTGTGATCTCTGTCTGGTG GTGGGCACGTCTTCAATCGTTTACCCAGCAGCCATGTTTGGCCCCCAGATTGCATCCAGGGGTGTCCCAGTGGCAGagtttaacacacaaacaacaccaaAAACGGAGTACTTCAG gtaTCACTTCCAGGGTCCATGTGGAACTACACTGCCTCCAGCTTTGGCACAACATGAGTCAGAGGTTATTTAA